The genomic interval GTGGTGTATCTCTATGCCACCGATGCCGACGAACAGCACAGCTACATTCATACTGCACGCGACCGCGGTTATCAGGTGCTGCTCATGGACGGCATGCTCGACAATCATTTTATCAATACCCTCGAACAAAAACTCGACGACACCACCTTTGCACGCGTGGATGCCGACACCATCGACAATCTGATAAAAAAGAACGACGACAAACTGCCTTCCAAACTCGACGACAAACAGAAAGAAGCCATCAAACCGGTGTTTGAGGAATCTGTGGATAAAACGAAATTCACGGTGATGTTCGACAACCTGAGCGAGAAAGACTTGCCGGTACTCATCACGCAGCCCGAATTTATGCGCCGCATGAAAGATATGTCGGCACTGGGCGGCGGCATGATGGGAATGGGAAACCTGCCCGACAGCTACAACCTGATCGTTAATAGCAACCACCCGCTCATTACCAAACTTGCCGGCGAAATCGATGAGGAAGCGCGTAAGCAGCTGGCCAAACAATTGATTGACATTGCCCTGCTTTCGCAAAACCTACTGCGCGGCGAAGACCTTACCCGCTTTATCCGTCGTAGTGTCGAAATTTTATAATTCATTTTTGTAAATAAATATCTCTACAGGGCGTTACCATTCTAAACCTTGGAAACGCCCTGTTTTTTTTCAGGTCGAAACTTATGAATAAAGCAGTGAATAAAAATTGACGCTATGATTAGAACCTCCCCTGTAGATTCCCAGGATGAGATGCAAGCGCTCAGCCAGCAAGACCTGGACGACATCAAACAAGCAGTGCTTAACGCCGAATTGGACACTTCAAGTGAGATGGTGGTGCACATAGAAGATGTTTGTAGCGGTGATGTAATGAAGCGTGCCAGTGAAGTCTTTTTCCAAAAAGTAGGATATAAAACCGAAAACCGCAACGGAGTGCTTTTTTATCTGGCAGTGCGCAACCGCAAGTTTGCTGTCATCTGCGATAAAGGAATAAGGCTGTCCACTTCACCTATGTTTTGGGAGGCGCTAAAGCTGGAGATGCTTGACTATTTCCGCGAAAATCGTTTCACTGATGGCCTTATCCACGGTATTGGCCGTACCGGACAATATCTAAAAAGTTTTTTTCCTTACCGAAACAACGGCGTTAACGAGCTACCCGACGAAGTGTCGATAGGGTAGGAGGAGGAAGGTTATTCTCCTGCAGCACCTCACTATATGTCGTTCATCCGACTTTACAAAATCACCAGATCATTTTCCTTAAAAACCTTATTGTAATTGGCCATGGCTCGCATCCTGCGAATTTGCCAGGCATTTAAATCTATTAAAAATCTATTCTTTCCAACAGCGTGCCTTAGAGTTGCCAAAGCGGGTTAGTAACCCATACAAATTAATTGCGCTACCTTTGCCGCCAATTTTAAAAAACTATGACATTCAAAGAATTAGGGATTATTGATCCCATTTTAAAAGCTCTCGACTTCGAAGGCTATTCGCAACCTACACCTATTCAGCTAAAGGCTATTCCCATATTATTGCGCGGCAACGATTTGCTTGGCTGCGCACAGACTGGTACCGGCAAAACGGCAGCTTTTGCCGTGCCTATCCTGCAACATATTTACAATGATCGCGAACAAAAAAATAACAGCAATGCTATTCGGGCGCTCATCATTACACCTACGCGCGAGCTGGCCATACAAATCGACGAAAGTTTTGAAGCCTACGGAAGGTATACCAACATCAGGCATACCGTAATTTTTGGTGGCGTAAAACAAGGCAATCAGACTCAGGCATTGCAGCGTGGTGTAGAAGTGTTGGTAGCCACACCCGGCCGCCTCCTCGACCTCATGCAGCAGGGTTTTATCAAGCTGGATCAGATCCAATATTTTGTGCTCGACGAAGCCGACCGCATGCTCGACATGGGTTTCATCCACGACATTCGCAAGATTATCGACAAACTGCCACGCCGCCGCCAGTCGCTGTTTTTCTCAGCCACCATGCCGGCCGACATTATTACGCTTTCGCGAAAAATATTAGGAAACCCGCAGCGCATCGACATTATGCCCGAGCAGACTACCGCCGAAAAGGTAGACCAATCGGTTTATTTTGTTAATAAAAAAGAAAAAACCAAGCTGCTGGTGCATCTGCTCCAAACGGAATCGGTAAGCTCGGCGTTAGTGTTTTCGCGCACCAAGCATGGTGCTAACAAGATTGTAAAACTTTTGGCGAAAGCCAATGTCAATGCCGACGCTATCCATGGTAATAAGTCGCAGAGCGCACGGCAGAAGGCATTGGGCGATTTCAAGAGTGGCAGTACCAATGTTTTGGTTGCCACCGATATAGCAGCCCGTGGTATCGACGTAGACGACATTTCACACGTGATCAATTACGACATGCCCAACATCCCTGAGACTTATGTGCATCGCATTGGCCGAACAGGAAGGGCGGGTGCCACCGGTATTTCGCTGTCGTTTTGCGACGCCGAAGAAAAACCTTACCTGCGCGATATTCAAAAACTCATTGCCAAACAAATTCACGTTGTAGCCCATCATCCTTTCCCGGACGATGGTACTATTGAAGAAACTCCGGAACCTGCCGAATCTTTTGGCCGTCGCCCGGCACAATACAAGTCACCGCAGGCGCGTGGTGGCTATCAGCAAAAAAAACGGCGTCCGGCATATCGCAAACCGCAATAAACTGCAGAGTACGAAAAGAAAATAAACGCATCATCAATTTCAATTCGTGAAAATTACAAAAACCACCATCTGGATCACTGGCGCTTCATCAGGTATCGGGCGAGCGTTGGCTTTGCACTATGCTCGCACAGGTGCTCGGCTTGTGCTTTCTTCGCGCAACCAGGAGTTGCTCCGGGAAACCGAACAGCAGTGCAAGCCTTATGCTGCTGGCGTGTTGGTATTGCCACTCGATCTGGAAGATAAAAGCGACTATTCCGATAAGGTGCAGCAGGTGATTGCTGCTTTTGGCACTATCGATCTGCTCATTCTCAATGGTGGAATCAGTCAGCGCTCAAAAGTTTTGGAAACACCCGCCGCCGTCGAGCGTCGGTTGATGGAAGTGAATTATTTTGGAACCGTAGCCCTGGCAAAAGCGGTTTTACCGATAATGGTTCGGCAGCAGCGTGGCCATCTGGTGGTGGTGAGTAGTATTGTGGGTAAATTTGGCTGGCCACTGCGTTCGACTTATTCCGCTGCCAAACACGCGCTGCATGGTTATTTCGAAACGCTGCGCACCGAGCACCATCGCGACCATATCTTTGTAACGATGATATTGCCCGGAAGGGTGAAGACGAATATCTCGATTCATTCGTTAAAAGCTGACGGAAGCAGCCACGGCAAAATGGACGCCGGACAGGCCGGCGGCATCACCGCGGAAGCTTGTGCCCGCCATATTGCGAAAGCTATAGCTAAAAAGAAAAAAGAAAAACTCGTCGGTGGCACCGAACTCGCCATGGTATGGATAAGAAGGTGGCTGCCGGCACTCTATTACAAACTCGTCAACAAAAAAACTCAGCAAACATGACAAAGACTATTGCAGGCATCCAGCAAATAGGCATCGGGGTGTCGGATGTTTATCAGGCACGCGACTGGTACAGCAAATATTTTGGTTACGATGTCGCCATTTTTGATGAGGCCGCCGAGGCCGTACTGATGCTGCCTTACACCGGCAACAAGCCGCAGTATCGTCACGCCATTCTCACCTACAACATGCAAGGTGGTGGCGGTTTTGAAATTTGGCAATACAAACAGCGTACGCCAGTGCCGCCGGCATTCGATCTGCAACCCGGCGACCTGGGGTTTTATGCATGTAAAATAAAATCTCCCGACGTGGATAAAGCACATGCCGACTTTTCGCGCGAAAAACTCGATATACTTTCACCGGTGATGAAAGCGCCCAACGGTAGCTGTTATTTTTTTATGAAAGATCCCTACAACAATCTCTTTCAAATAGAGCAGGGGGACGACTGGTTGCTGCAGCAGAAGAAGCTTACCGGGGGTAGTTCGGGGCTTATCATTGGCGTAAGCGACATGCAGCGAAGCGTCGATTTTTATAAAAAGATTCTGGGTTACGATCATATTATTTATGACAATACCGATGTCTTCGACGACTGGCAATCGCTCCATGGCGGCAAAGAACGTTACCGCCGGGTGCTGCTGGGGCATCGTTTGCCACGCGGCGGCGCCTTTAGTCCGCTGCTGAGGAACAGCAATTTGGAGCTGGTGCAGGCGCTGGATCGTACGCCGCGCAAAATCTTCGACAATCGTTTTTGGGGCGACCTGGGATATATCCATGTTTGTTTTGATATTGTTGGAATGGATGCTTTGCGTAAAGAATGTGCTGCGGCAGGTCATGCTTTTACCGTCGATAGCGCCGATAGTTTTGATATGGGCGCAGCAGCAGGGCATTTCGGCTACATCGAAGACCCCGACGGCGCCCTGATAGAATTTGTGGAAACACACAAAATTCCCATGATGAAAAAGCTGGGTTGGTATCTCAACCTTCAAAAACGCGGACAGATAAAACCACTGCCAAAATGGTTTTTCAAGCTTATGGCTATGGTCAGGAAGTTTTAGGTCTGACGAAGAACGATTAACAATTAACGATTAACGAAGAACGAATCCAGCCTATCCGGAGAGAACAACCAATAACCCCATGCCCCAATCACCACAGCGACTGATATTTCAGGAGAAGCTGCAGATGATCTTCTCCATCACACTCATTGCCGTGATGGGCGTTTCGTCTATTACGCCAGTGTTTCCGCGCATCAGCCAGGTGCTGGGAATCAGCAATCAGCAGGTGGGACTGCTCATCACAATGTTTACGCTTCCGGGCATTTTCCTTAATCCTTTTCTGGGCATCCTTGCCGACCGTTACGGACGAAAGACTGTCGTGGTGCCGTCATTATTTTTGTTTGCTGCTGCCGGAGTGGCCTGTGGCTTTACTCGCGACTTCACTTGGTTGCTGGTGTTTCGGTTTTTTCAGGGTGTGGGCGCAGCCAGCCTCGGTTCCATCAATGTGACGCTGGTAGGCGATTTTTACGAAGGACGTCAACGAGCCACTGCCATGGGCGCCAACGCCAGCGTGCTGAGCATCGGCACAGCGGCCTATCCCGCTATCGGTGGTGCGTTGGCCATGATTGGCTGGTATTTCCCTTTTTTCCTGCCGGTGCTTGCCGTGCCGGTTGGGCTTTGGATCGTGCTGCGAATGCACACGCCGGCGCCGGAAGCGATGCAGCCTTTTAAAACTTACCTGCGTGGTGTGGCCAGCTATCTCAAGCATCGCAACGTTATCGCGCTCTTCCTGGTGAGTGTCTTCACCTTTATAATATTGTATGGTTCGTACCTTACCTACCTGCCGCTGCTGCTCTACGGACGCTTTGGCGCTGAGGCCTGGGAGATAGGTCTGGTTTTATCAATGGGCTCGGTAACTACCGCTGCGGTGTCGCCCAATCTGGGGCGGCTGGCGGCACGATTTCATTACAAGCCTTTGCTGCTCGTCGCCAACACTTTATATGTTGTAAGTATGCTGCTGATCCCGACTATCGGGAGCAAATGGATGATGCTGTTTCCGGCAGCTATCTTTGGAACTGCTATGGGTATTAATATTCCCGGCATACAAACGCTGTTGGCCGGTAGCGTTCCCAACCAATACCGCGCTGCTTTTATGTCGGTAAACGGCATGGTGCTGCGGCTGGGTCAAACCCTCGGCCCTGTGATTACAGGATTGGTTTATGCAACCGCCGGCATGGCTGCTGCATTCTACACCGGCGCTGTTTCCGCGCTCATAATTCTGCTACTGCTGGCATTGGTGGCAGGAAAGTTTAAAACGGAAGAAGGAAAGAATCATTAAATTATTGACATTTCTTTTGAGGCATGGAAGAAAAGAAGAGTTTAACCGCGGAGACGTGGAGACGCAGAAAAAAAATAAGAATAAACCACGAATGTACGGAGACACAGAGTAAAGACAGAAGAAAGAGGTTTCCATAATCTCTGTGTCCTTGTTGCTCTGTGGTGAAAAAAGCATTTAACTGCGGAGGTGGAGAGGCGCAGAGAAAAACAGAAAGAAACTCTCTACACCATAGCGCATAGGCTGGTAATGAGAATGTTTTTGTAAATGATCTATAATTGACCTATCCCTTATTTATAGAAATGACAGATTTTATTTTACTTTCGTGCCGAAAAATGACTTATTATTAATAAAATAAAACGCCTTGTCATTTTAATATAAATACATTTTTTTAAAAACTATTCTTCAATCATTAATCAAATTAATACAATGAAAAGACTCCAACTTGTGCTGCTACTTGCAGCCGTGGGTATGATGTTCGCCTGCCAGAGCGAAAAGTACAAAGTTACCACCCACACCGATTCCAACGATTACACCTACACCACCGTGGCCGACGACCCCTTGCAAACGCGGGTTTATACCCTCGACAATGGACTGACAGTTTACCTTTCGGTAAATCCCGACGAGCCACGTATTTCTACGCTCATCGGTGTTCGCGCCGGTTCTACCAGCGATCCCATCGAAACCACCGGCCTCGCACACTACTTCGAGCACATGATGTTTAAAGGTACCGGTAAGATTGGAACCGTAAACTGGGCCGAAGAGGAGCCGATTCTCAAAGAGATCGAAAACCTCTTTGACGAACACAAAAACGCTTCTGATCCTGAGGCGAAAAAACGAATCTACAAAAGCATCGACAGCCTTTCGGGAATAGCTGCCACCTTTGTAGCCACCAACGAATACGATAAGATGGTTTCGAGCATCGGCGCCAAAAATACCAATGCGGGCACCAGCTACGACTACACGGTTTACATTAACGACATCCCGGCCAACGAACTAAAAAAATGGCTTTCTCTGGAGAGCGAACGTTTCAGCCACATCGTTCTGCGGTTGTTTCACACAGAACTCGAAACCGTGTATGAAGAATTTAATATGTATCAGGACCGCGACCGCAGCCGTATGGTTGCGGTGATGATGAAAGCCATGTTTCCAAATCATCCCTATGGCCGCGACGTAATCGGGCTGCCCGAACACATAAAAAACCCATCGATGAAAAATATCTATGAGTTTGCCCACACTTGGTATGTGCCCAACAATATGGCCGTGGCGCTTGCCGGCGATCTCGACTTCGACGCCACCATAAAAATGATTGATGAGACTTTTGGTAAAATTCCATCCAAGGAATTGCCCAAAGTGGTTCAGCCGGTGGAAGTACCGCTGGAAGGATCAATAGTAAAAGAGGTGACCGGCCCAGATGCTGAAAGTATGATGCTGGCCTTCCGCTTCGACGGCGACTACAGCTACGATAACAAGATGGTGACCATGATAAGCCAGTTGCTGAGCAACGGCC from Bacteroidales bacterium carries:
- a CDS encoding TPM domain-containing protein translates to MIRTSPVDSQDEMQALSQQDLDDIKQAVLNAELDTSSEMVVHIEDVCSGDVMKRASEVFFQKVGYKTENRNGVLFYLAVRNRKFAVICDKGIRLSTSPMFWEALKLEMLDYFRENRFTDGLIHGIGRTGQYLKSFFPYRNNGVNELPDEVSIG
- a CDS encoding DEAD/DEAH box helicase, which codes for MTFKELGIIDPILKALDFEGYSQPTPIQLKAIPILLRGNDLLGCAQTGTGKTAAFAVPILQHIYNDREQKNNSNAIRALIITPTRELAIQIDESFEAYGRYTNIRHTVIFGGVKQGNQTQALQRGVEVLVATPGRLLDLMQQGFIKLDQIQYFVLDEADRMLDMGFIHDIRKIIDKLPRRRQSLFFSATMPADIITLSRKILGNPQRIDIMPEQTTAEKVDQSVYFVNKKEKTKLLVHLLQTESVSSALVFSRTKHGANKIVKLLAKANVNADAIHGNKSQSARQKALGDFKSGSTNVLVATDIAARGIDVDDISHVINYDMPNIPETYVHRIGRTGRAGATGISLSFCDAEEKPYLRDIQKLIAKQIHVVAHHPFPDDGTIEETPEPAESFGRRPAQYKSPQARGGYQQKKRRPAYRKPQ
- a CDS encoding SDR family oxidoreductase, whose protein sequence is MKITKTTIWITGASSGIGRALALHYARTGARLVLSSRNQELLRETEQQCKPYAAGVLVLPLDLEDKSDYSDKVQQVIAAFGTIDLLILNGGISQRSKVLETPAAVERRLMEVNYFGTVALAKAVLPIMVRQQRGHLVVVSSIVGKFGWPLRSTYSAAKHALHGYFETLRTEHHRDHIFVTMILPGRVKTNISIHSLKADGSSHGKMDAGQAGGITAEACARHIAKAIAKKKKEKLVGGTELAMVWIRRWLPALYYKLVNKKTQQT
- a CDS encoding VOC family protein, whose protein sequence is MTKTIAGIQQIGIGVSDVYQARDWYSKYFGYDVAIFDEAAEAVLMLPYTGNKPQYRHAILTYNMQGGGGFEIWQYKQRTPVPPAFDLQPGDLGFYACKIKSPDVDKAHADFSREKLDILSPVMKAPNGSCYFFMKDPYNNLFQIEQGDDWLLQQKKLTGGSSGLIIGVSDMQRSVDFYKKILGYDHIIYDNTDVFDDWQSLHGGKERYRRVLLGHRLPRGGAFSPLLRNSNLELVQALDRTPRKIFDNRFWGDLGYIHVCFDIVGMDALRKECAAAGHAFTVDSADSFDMGAAAGHFGYIEDPDGALIEFVETHKIPMMKKLGWYLNLQKRGQIKPLPKWFFKLMAMVRKF
- a CDS encoding MFS transporter: MPQSPQRLIFQEKLQMIFSITLIAVMGVSSITPVFPRISQVLGISNQQVGLLITMFTLPGIFLNPFLGILADRYGRKTVVVPSLFLFAAAGVACGFTRDFTWLLVFRFFQGVGAASLGSINVTLVGDFYEGRQRATAMGANASVLSIGTAAYPAIGGALAMIGWYFPFFLPVLAVPVGLWIVLRMHTPAPEAMQPFKTYLRGVASYLKHRNVIALFLVSVFTFIILYGSYLTYLPLLLYGRFGAEAWEIGLVLSMGSVTTAAVSPNLGRLAARFHYKPLLLVANTLYVVSMLLIPTIGSKWMMLFPAAIFGTAMGINIPGIQTLLAGSVPNQYRAAFMSVNGMVLRLGQTLGPVITGLVYATAGMAAAFYTGAVSALIILLLLALVAGKFKTEEGKNH